Proteins from one Podospora pseudoanserina strain CBS 124.78 chromosome 1, whole genome shotgun sequence genomic window:
- a CDS encoding hypothetical protein (COG:O; EggNog:ENOG503P5KQ) gives MPEEQNPPLELRGGRSRSNSTPSGFLSRFFRPHHHHQQQQQQPSSSSHHHHRSRRSHHQDPSPPPSSSSHNHHPSSKPKHKYPPNPNPSTDHVYDIPLNKKPSPRHRNPFFRPRPPKPKHKKSPSSNIGTPPGKKRSLSKAGSRISTSTKPAKTRLTLDLKPLLDSNPSFLKLSFQFRSSSGGLAVGRVERFIRDELKSEKQAVVKLFTSSGKQLDTGAQIPSSRGRSSRVTVWYRLVDDNDNNTPPTTKWEFSICINNTQKMELNKLIEEDGATVGEVRRQIAGYLGIKEPRRIRLYADDGMFHGFLQGEGWVLRELGKRWLTRYLAVHVRHREGWVEVRLKGWGNERAGRRYVVHPGSGEGKWTVRDLKANFVTGGLVNVTEGRGRSRLSRKGLLGSGGLRVRFDGRRVGETEGVVWGGVYEVEFGGVEEAEVFAGEEGWLLRETEICDVCVEGRRVTDFPVRVVAGGCKGHKPPLCEECLGRWLVESMEAGRWKRLKCPDTDCSAILGHHDVKRYATREVFERYDRWLLRDALEQMKGYVQCVTVGCEYGCVVGDQEACPTFNCRKCKGSHCIKHNVSHPEETCKQYRRRQKDKKEQEEASEREVAGMTKDCPKCGRRVNKTAGCNHITCHCGHEWCYVCTASYFHAQGTGLLLCRHNEGCTEGPLPGAELFNDDGTLRDPTGQRLPHRPFFHRPVIPADIPGAAPQGVPGMPGAAWLFPHLQRRNRQPEPPVAPAPAAPEEPPAPAPEPGDRDPPMMTGANPGLVRGTPPPWAPGMAGARPRMRGTGAEAARRARGLGFHV, from the exons ATGCCCGAAGAGCAAAACCCCCCCCTCGAGCTCCGCGGcggcagaagcagaagcaactcaaccccctccgGCTTTTTATCTCGCTTCTTccgcccccatcatcatcatcaacaacaacaacaacaaccttcctcctcctcacaccaccatcaccgatcTCGCCGctcccaccatcaagacccctcccccccaccatcatcatcctcccacaaccaccacccatcttccaaaccaaaacataaatacccccccaaccccaacccctccacagaCCACGTCTACGAcatccccctcaacaaaaagccctccccccgccaccgcaaccccttcttccgcccccgtccccccaaacccaagcaCAAAaaatccccctccagcaACATCGGCACCCCCCCAGGAAAGAAacgctccctctccaaagccGGCTCAAgaatctccacctccaccaaaccagCCAAAACCCGTCTAACCCTAGAcctcaaacccctcctcgactccaacccctccttcctcaagcTCTCCTTCCAGTTCCGGTCTTCTTCCGGTGGGTTGGCAGTCGGCCGAGTAGAGCGGTTCATCCGAGACGAACTCAAGTCTGAGAAACAAGCCGTGGTCAAATTATTCACCTCCTCGGGAAAACAACTAGACACCGGCGCCCAAATCCCGTCTTCACGTGGCAGGTCGTCACGGGTGACGGTTTGGTACCGACTCGTGgatgacaacgacaacaatacccccccaacaacaaaatggGAGTTTTCCATttgcatcaacaacacccaaaaGATGGAACTCAACAAACTCATTGAAGAGGACGGCGCaacggtgggggaggtgaggagacAAATAGCGGGTTACCTTGGGATTAAAGAGCCAAGAAGGATAAGGCTGTACGCCGACGATGGGATGTTTCACGGGTTCCtccagggggaggggtgggtgttgcgggagttggggaagaggtggcTGACGAGGTATCTGGCGGTTCATGTCCGGCAcagggagggttgggtggaggtgaggctgaaggggtgggggaaTGAGAGGGCGGGAAGGAGGTATGTTGTTCATCCGGGGAGTGGGGAGGGAAAGTGGACTGTGAGGGATTTGAAAGCAAATTTTGTgacgggggggttggttaACGTCactgaggggagggggaggagtcggttgtcgaggaaggggttgttgggatcgggggggttgagggtgaggtttgatgggaggagggtgggggagaccgaaggggtggtttggggtggggttTACgaggttgagtttgggggggtggaagaagcagaagtttttgctggggaggaggggtggttgttgagggagacggagaTCTGCGATGTTTgtgttgaggggaggagggtgacggaTTTCCCGGTTagggttgttgctggggggtgTAAGGGGCATAAGCCGCCGCTTTGCGAGGAGTGTTTGGGGCggtggttggtggagagtatggaggcggggaggtggaagaggctgAAGTGTCCAGACACGGACTGCTCAGCTATCCTGGGACATCACGATGTCAAGCGGTACGCGACAAGAGAGGTTTTTGAGCGGTATGACCGGTGGTTGCTGAGGGATGCGCTGGAGCAGATGAAGGGGTATGTCCAGTGCGTCACTGTGGGCTGTGAGTATGGTTGTGTGGTTGGGGATCAGGAGGCGTGTCCTACCTTTAACTGCAGGAAGTGCAAGGGCAGCCACTGTATCAAGCACAACGTCTCCCATCCCGAGGAAACATGCAAGCAATACCGAAGGAGacaaaaagataaaaaagaACAGGAGGAAGCCTCGGAAAGGGAAGTGGCCGGGATGACCAAGGATTGCCCCAAATGCGGGAGGAGAGTAAACAAAACGGCTGGGTGTAATCACATAACCT gCCACTGCGGTCACGAATGGTGCTATGTCTGCACCGCCTCTTACTTTCACGCCCAGGGCACCGGTCTTCTCCTCTGCCGTCACAACGAAGGCTGCACCGAAGGCCCTCTCCCCGGCGCCGAGCTCTTCAACGATGATGGCACCCTTCGAGATCCAACCGGGCAGCGACTTCCACATCGTCCGTTCTTTCACCGGCCGGTCATTCCTGCCGATATCCCAGGTGCTGCTCCACAGGGTGTGCCTGGCATGCCTGGAGCAGCGTGGCTCTTTCCTCATCTTCAGAGGCGTAACAGGCAGCCTGAACCACCAGTTGCTCCTGCACCCGCTGCCCCGGAGGAGCCACCCGCGCCTGCACCGGAACCCGGAGACAGAGACCCGCCCATGATGACGGGGGCAAAtccggggttggtgaggggaactcctcctccatgggCGCCGGGGATGGCCGGagcgaggccgaggatgagaggTACTGGAGCGGAGGCGGCGAGACGAGCAAGGGGGTTGGGCTTTCATGTTTAG
- a CDS encoding hypothetical protein (EggNog:ENOG503P7PD; COG:S) has product MRQSILLAALSAVTVVVSQNQNFTIDITKVEASTKSGWCTAQFNSCGLLCFGSLQKNDCEPADLTYECLCSNGTTPGLDYYANTLPTFICEEAFSQCTAERQGGSASELRKCTTDIRDHCGTLDPNDATPSGSGSNDEDEDEASTTSPTNTQGAAQTNPPGTSTSQAAAPTNFGNGIAAVAAGVFAAALL; this is encoded by the exons ATGCGTCaatccatcctcctcgccgccctctccgcGGTCACTGTTGTTGTTTCCCAGAACCAAAACTTCACCATCGACATCACCAAGGTCGAGGCCTCCACAAAAT CCGGATGGTGCACTGCCCAGTTCAACTCCTGCGGCCTACTCTGCTTCGGCTCCCTCCAAAAGAACGACTGCGAACCTGCTGACCTGACTTACGAATGCCTTTGCTCCAATGGCACCACTCCTGGTCTTGACTACtacgccaacaccctccctACT TTCATCTGCGAGGAAGCCTTCAGCCAGTGCACCGCCGAGAGACAAGGTGGGAGCGCTTCCGAGCTGAGGAAGTGCACCACCGACATCAGGGACCACTGCGGTACCCTCGACCCCAATGACGCCACCCCCagtggcagcggcagcaacgacgaggacgaggacgaggctaGCACCACTTCTCCTACCAACACCCAGGGCGCCGCTCAGACCAACCCTCCCGGCACGTCGACTTCTCAGGCTGCCGCTCCTACCAACTTTGGAAACGGCattgctgccgttgctgccggtgtttttgctgctgctcttcttTGA
- a CDS encoding hypothetical protein (MEROPS:MER0308297; COG:S; EggNog:ENOG503NXB6) produces MPSSTRPPARPSRPSHRSTLSLQKTEITIHVYDLLPPGKLSNTLWALGTSLLHSGVVLNNKEYAYGGHDRPGLTGVYWTKPLTLPPGGTFRTEILHGFTLATEAEIDSIIRRASEEFLGTSYNLLTKNCNHFTSYLCEKLTGRPGPGWLNRAANIGVALPCVVPREWIEAPDFETHNRGGGGGGFVGGEESGDEYYGEGSRMLRGSDEVPRLVGQEGRREEEEHGMTVTKGKGKARDEEGRVLPRAERAPTS; encoded by the coding sequence atgccatcctcaacccgCCCCCCAGcccgcccctcccgcccctcccaccgctccaccctctccctccaaaaAACCGAAATCACTATCCATGTCTACGACCTCTTACCCCCGGGAAAActctccaacaccctctGGGCCCTGGgaacctccctcctccactcagGCGtcgtcctcaacaacaaagaaTACGCCTACGGCGGTCACGACCGCCCCGGCCTCACAGGCGTCTACTGGACCAAACCCCTCACCCTGCCCCCCGGGGGAACCTTTCGCACCGAGATCCTCCACGGTTTCACCCTGGCCACCGAAGCCGAGATTGACTCCATCATCCGGAGGGCGTCGGAGGAGTTTTTGGGCACGTCGTATAATTTGCTGACCAAGAATTGTAACCATTTCACGAGTTATCTGTGCGAGAAGTTGACGGGGAGGCCGGGGCCGGGGTGGTTGAACAGGGCGGCGAATATTGGGGTTGCGCTGCCTTGTGTTGTGCCGAGGGAGTGGATTGAGGCGCCGGATTTTGAGACGCATAatagaggtggtggtgggggggggtttgttggaggggaggagagtgggGATGAGTACTATGGAGAGGGGAGTAGGATGCTGAGGGGGAGTGATGAGGTGCCTAGGTTGGTTgggcaggaggggaggagggaggaggaggaacacgGGATGACGGTTaccaaggggaaggggaaggcgagggatgaggaggggagggttttgCCTAGGGCGGAGAGGGCTCCTACTTCTTGA
- a CDS encoding hypothetical protein (EggNog:ENOG503NXPY; COG:E; COG:I) translates to MLILALVVFGVFWLYRFNSALRSTPEEARKFSPKRWTKEQVKDAYENVKKNPVNFLKHVPPAQERRYIIVGGSGLVGGDIVLQLLERGQSPSSIRILDFAPITRDDMLPKTSACDFVQTDITSIPSVEAAFSKPWPPSVSHLPLTVFHTAAVIRPQERHPLLYSRVSRVNRDGAIIVLNTAKKQHHNCDIFIATSSGSVSITPTRFIPTWPWQSHPAGYFQLCNESDFDLPLRPHSHFFANYARSKAEAERAICSANTANFRTGCLRPGNAIYGQKTDPLVGNILREGEYIAFTPQVIQSFVYSRNVSLAHLQFEAALLPSPSGTAPPACAGRPFVITDAGPPITFRDMALACETLSDAKFAYSEASPLIIHAIAHVMEFWSLLLARAPFLTRWFGWKEAKGPISMLQPAVLNVGIHSVVDDSKARRRVEEGGIGYTPVASTLEGISMQISEFNEDVRAGRIKGVGLREGKKMAMVAEEAGALAS, encoded by the exons ATGTTGATATTGGCTCTGGTCGTCTTTGGCGTTTTCTGGCTTTACCGGTTCAACTCGGCCTTGAGATCAACCCCTGAGGAAGCCCGCAAATTCTCACCCAAGCGCTGGACAAAAGAGCAGGTGAAGGATGCCTATGAAAATGTCAAGAAAAACCCCGTCAACTTTCTCAAACATGTGCCCCCCGCTCAAGAGAGAAGATACATAATCGTCGGCGGCTCGG GCCTTGTGGGTGGTGACAtcgtcctccagctcctcgagcGAGGCcaatccccctccagcaTCCGCATCCTCGACTtcgcccccatcaccagAGACGACATGCTCCCCAAGACCTCCGCCTGCGACTTTGTCCAAACAGAcatcacctccatcccctccgtTGAAGCCGCCTTCTCCAAACCCTGGCCCCCCTCcgtctcccacctccccctcacgGTCTTCCACACCGCAGCCGTGATCCGCCCCCAAGAAcgtcaccccctcctctacTCCCGCGTCAGCCGCGTCAACCGCGAcggcgccatcatcgtcctcaacACAGCCAAAAAGCAGCACCACAACTGCGACATCTTCATCGCCACCTCTTCAGGTTCAGTCAGCATAACCCCCACCCGCTTCATCCCAACCTGGCCCTGGCAGTCCCATCCCGCCGGCTACTTCCAGCTCTGCAACGAATCCGACTttgacctccccctccgcccccacTCCCACTTCTTCGCCAACTACGCCCGCTccaaagccgaagccgagAGGGCAATCTGCTCCGCCAACACAGCCAACTTCCGAACCGGCTGCCTCCGCCCGGGAAACGCAATCTACGGCCAAAAGACCGACCCCTTGGTTGGGAACATCCtccgggagggggagtacATCGCCTTTACTCCCCAGGTGATCCAGTCATTTGTCTACTCCCGCAACGTCTCGTTGGCGCACCTCCAGTTCGAAGCCGCGCTCCTGCCATCCCCCTCTGGTACCGCCCCCCCGGCGTGTGCAGGGAGACCGTTCGTCATAACAGACGCCGGACCACCCATCACCTTCCGTGACATGGCCCTAGCATGCGAGACGCTCTCCGATGCCAAGTTCGCTTACTCTGAGGCTTCgcccctcatcatccacgcTATCGCTCACGTTATGGAATTCTGGTCGTTGCTCTTGGCAAGAGCCCCGTTTTTGACGAGGTGGTTTGGGTGGAAAGAGGCAAAGGGACCGATCAGTATGCTCCAGCCTGCGGTGTTGAATGTGGGGATTCACTCCGTGGTGGATGACAGCAAGgccaggaggagggtggaggagggggggatagGGTACACGCCTGTGGCGAGCACACTGGAGGGGATCTCGATGCAGATTTCGGAGTTTAATGAGGATgtgagggcggggaggatcaagggggtggggttgagggagggaaaaaagatGGCAatggttgctgaggaggcgggggcTCTTGCTTCGTaa
- the OLA1 gene encoding Obg-like ATPase (EggNog:ENOG503NW69; COG:J; BUSCO:EOG09262JWJ) produces the protein MPPKKAVEEKKVLLGRPGNNLKSGIVGLANVGKSTLFQAITKCNLGNPANFPYATIDPEEARVIVPDERYDWLCEKYKPKSRVPANLTVYDIAGLTRGASTGAGLGNAFLSHIRAVDAIFQVVRCFDDAEIIHVEGDVNPTRDLDIISEELRLKDIEFVEKALENQKKKTRQGGQSLQMKQWKEEEATIEKILAHLRDGKEVRKGTWGPKEIEVINPLFLLTAKPVVYLVNLSEKDYIRKKNKYLPGVAKWIQDNAPGDPIIPISVAFEERLTRFETDEEVAEEEKKVGAQSALPKLIVTMRKALDLGSFFTVGPDEVRQWTLRNGTKAPQAAGVIHTDFEKTFIQAIVFKYADLKELGDEAEVRSKGKIMTKGKDYIVEDGDILHFKAGAAKS, from the exons ATGCCCCCAAAAAAggccgtcgaggagaagaaggtccTCTTGGGCCGTCCTGGTAACAACCTGAAGAGTGGTATT GTCGGGTTGGCGAACGTCGGCAAGTCCACGCTCTTCCAGGCCATCACCAAGTGCAACCTGGGTAACCCCGCA AACTTCCCCTATGCTACCATTGACCCAGAGGAGGCCCGCGTCATCGTCCCTGATGAGCGCTATGACTGGCTTTGCGAGAAGTACAAGCCTAAGTCGCGCGTCCCTGCCAACCTCACAGTCTACGACATCGCTGGTTTGACCCGTGGTGCCTCAACAGGAGCCGGTCTCGGCAACGCCTTCTTGTCGCACATTCGCGCCGTCGATGCCATCTTCCAGGTCGTTCGTTGCTTCGATGATGCCGAGATTATCCACGTCGAGGGTGATGTCAACCCAACACGTGATCTCGATATCATCAGCGAGGAGCTGAGACTCAAGGACATTGAGTTCGTTGAGAAGGCCCTCGagaaccagaagaagaagacccgCCAGGGTGGTCAGAGTCTTCAGATGAAgcagtggaaggaggaggaggccacgATCGAGAAGATCTTGGCCCATCTCAGGGACGGCAAGGAGGTCCGCAAGGGCACCTGGGGTCCCAAGGAG ATTGAGGTCATCAATCCTCTGTTTCTCCTGACGGCCAAGCCTGTCGTGTACCTTGTCAACCTTTCCGAGAAGGACTACATccgcaagaagaacaagTATCTTCCCGGTGTTGCCAAGTGGATCCAGGACAACGCTCCTGGTgatcccatcatccccatctccgTCGCTTTCGAGGAGCGCCTGACCCGCTTCGAGactgacgaggaggttgctgaggaggagaagaaggtcggCGCCCAGTCGGCTCTTCCCAAGCTCATTGTCACCATGCGCAAGGCCCTCGATCTCGGCAGCTTCTTCACTGTCGGCCCCGATGAGGTTCGCCAGTGGACTCTCCGCAACGGCACCAAGGCGCCCCAGGCGGCTGGTGTTATCCACACTGACTTTGAGAAGACCTTCATCCAGGCCATCGTCTTCAAGTACGCCGACCTCAAGGAGCTCGGTGACGAAGCCGAGGTCAGATCCAAGGGGAAGATCATgaccaagggcaaggactACATCGTCGAGGACGGTGATATCCTGCACTTCAAGGCCGGTGCCGCCAAGAGCTAA